One window from the genome of Drosophila albomicans strain 15112-1751.03 chromosome 2L, ASM965048v2, whole genome shotgun sequence encodes:
- the LOC117565288 gene encoding golgin subfamily A member 6-like protein 22, translated as MQHLIQCRAAYAKTGKPMPKLLCLLSDSESESDSEETALQTTTSRTTETTTAATTNRRLLNVNASEFVPRTKEDNDLHPVERKSIQPKLLLPWKGFPKQPRAERPAQQTLPAIEKETLALNAEIVGKKPPREKIEVKETPADVKRREQERKVALEALKLVEQRRQREQQQMEEKKPEVLVHLTREAVNFTAEERVRVDKLRAIKKEQIERILNEMRQELEQKLDRQLQQQQLDQKPVEKPPKTQQQRGTAGRYVALQRAVKQPAEEAKPELTVELKTGPKIELKSTLQMGQTIELKAGQQLEISTENKSEPVRRYIPTVKQWDERCKAQAASANKENYTMRKPLGKSDENIPMQRAMAPSTLGNIMQPSKEIKETPPKASKDQGLFVPRYWPPAPKVASGEKRRGNLTHARNISRAFANCGLLPTPSIPGVTLAPDLADKIEYIAAKSSVKRYDIKRLLELEPQPEQLEIPFIRINIRQLGFLCD; from the exons ATGCAGCATTTAATCCAGTGTCGTGCCGCGTATGCAAAGACGGGCAAACCGATGCCCAAGTTGCTGTGTCTATTGAGTGatagtgagagcgagagcgacaGCGAGGAGACTGCtctacaaacaacaacatcaagaactacagaaacaacaacagctgccacCACAAATCGTCGTCTACTCAATGTGAATGCTTCGGAGTTTGTGCCACGCACGAAAGAAGACAACGATTTGCATCCAGTTGAACGCAAATCGATACAgccaaagctgctgctgccctggAAGGGATTTCCCAAGCAGCCGCGTGCCGAGCGTCCAG CTCAGCAAACGTTGCCAGCTATAGAAAAGGAAACACTCGCGTTGAATGCCGAAATTGTGGGCAAAAAACCACCGAGAGAGAAGATCGAAGTTAAAGAGACGCCAGCGGATGTCAAGCGTCGCGAGCAGGAGCGCAAAGTGGCCTTGGAAGCCTTGAAGCTGGTGGAACAGCGACGACAGCGTGAACAGCAGCAGATGGAAGAGAAAAAGCCCGAGGTCTTGGTGCATCTCACACGCGAAGCTGTCAACTTTACAGCCGAGGAGCGAGTGCGTGTGGATAAATTGCGTGCCATAAAAAAGGAACAAATTGAGCGTATACTTAACGAAATGCGTCAAGAGCTGGAACAGAAGTTGGATcgacaattgcagcagcagcagcttgatCAGAAGCCAGTCGAAAAGCCGCCGAAGACGCAACAACAGCGTGGCACTGCGGGTCGCTATGTGGCGCTTCAAAGAGCAGTGAAGCAGCCAGCGGAAGAGGCAAAGCCAGAGCTGACAGTAGAACTAAAGACTGGACCAAAAATAGAGCTTAAGTCTACACTACAGATGGGACAAACGATAGAGCTGAAGGCAGGACAACAGCTAGAGATATCGACAGAGAACAAATCGGAGCCAGTTCGTCGTTATATACCAACTGTTAAGCAGTGGGATGAACGCTGCAAGGCTCAAGCCGCCAGCGCCAACAAGGAGAACTACACGATGCGCAAACCTTTGGGCAAAAGCGATGAGAATATTCCCATGCAACGTGCTATGGCGCCTTCGACCTTGGGCAACATAATGCAGCCCAGCAAAGAGATCAAAGAAACGCCGCCAAAGGCCAGCAAAGATCAGGGATTGTTTGTTCCACGTTATTGGCCACCAGCACCCAAAGTGGCCAGCGGCGAGAAGCGACGCGGGAATCTCACTCACGCTCGCAACATTTCGCGTGCTTTTGCCAATTGCGGGCTGTTGCCCACGCCCTCAATTCCAGGCGTAACATTGGCTCCTGATTTGGCTGACAAAATCGAGTATATTGCTGCAAAGTCCAGCGTGAAGCGTTATGATATCAAGCGACTGCTGGAGTTGGAGCCACAGCCAGAGCAACTCGAGATACCCTTTATACGCATCAACATTCGTCAGCTGGGATTCCTTTGTGATTAG